One Coccinella septempunctata chromosome 1, icCocSept1.1, whole genome shotgun sequence DNA window includes the following coding sequences:
- the LOC123314719 gene encoding uncharacterized protein LOC123314719 has product MKHILFVAIVVLLNTELGLGANMPHDYLDCPDPTKAATMIFEKQVQRAGRWFRFIEETISFPEVGINKDPITCIMVKDLAKDGQGGYATVDGNVGGNSVKIYLRSQLGQGLHFSVAVYT; this is encoded by the exons ATGAAGCATATCCTCTTCGTTGCCATTGTTGTTTTGCTCAATACCGAGCTCGGCCTGGGCGCAAATATGCCACATGACTATCTTGACTGTCCAGATCCAACAAAAGC AGCAACTATGATATTCGAGAAACAAGTGCAGAGAGCAGGAAGGTGGTTCAGGTTTATTGAGGAAACCATTTCTTTTCCAGAAGTTGGAATTAACAAGGATCCTATCACCTGTATTATG GTCAAAGACTTGGCTAAAGATGGACAGGGAGGATACGCAACAGTTGATGGAAACGTTGGAGGAAACAGCGTCAAAATATATCTTCGTTCACAACTAGGACAGGGTTTACATTTCAGTGTAGCTGTGTATACATAG